The Plasmodium vivax scf_6785 genomic scaffold, whole genome shotgun sequence sequence CAAAACCTGTAGCGGCAAAACCTGTAGCGGCAAAACCTGCAGAGGAAGAACCCCTTGCGGCAAAACCTGCAGCGGCAGAATCTGGAGGGTCACCCCCTGAAGTTGCAAAACCTCCAGCGACAGTATCTGGAGGGACCGAATCTGGAGTGGGAAAGCCTGCAGATGTAAAACCAGAAGGAGTAGAACAACGAGCAGTGCTAAAACCAGAAgtgggaaaagaagaaacggTAGGACCTGCACAACAAGAAGCACCACCACCACAACCTTCCCCACGAGCACCTGCACCTACAGAACCTAAAGAGACATTAGATGAACCGCAAGTACCTGAAGGGGAAGTGGATAAAGAAGAACCTGAAGAAACAGCAGCTGAAGATGGAGTAGATGAAGTAGCTGAAGTagctgaagaggaagaagcaggacCGTTAGAAGGTGAAGAGACAGTCATTTTGCAAGATACAGCAACCGTTAGTGCCCCATCAGTACAGGACTCTGGAGCGGCTGTTCATGTAGCACCATATTATACTCCTGAGCTTGCAGGTAACGGAGCTCCTCTGACCAATGTCGATGCCCCTAGTGCTGTAGGAACTATACATGAAGAGTTAGACTCAAACTTTTTTCGTAACGTCATCATGGCCGTTGCAGTACTTGgaacaattttcttccttttctactaCAACAGGGTAATTGCACATTATACAATATGACATATGAATATTGTGTTCGCagctatattttatttttattttatctccatttttaccattttactacatttttacaccttttattttctcttttgtaTTAGTCTTCTCAATTAGAATCAAGttatcgcaaaaaaaaaaagaaaaagggaaagatatttgagcataattactacgaagagtatgaaaaggaGTTAGAAATGTATGGTTCTGAGGAAACGTTTTTAGATTCTGAAACGGATCGATTATACTTGAATTACCACCCTGATCAAGACTCTTACTACTAATTAGACGTTTTTAACATGAAGCTGTTTGGAGCGTGCACATGGGGTAGAGGGGAAAGTACAAACATAACACAAGtgtctattttttataaaaagtggAGATAATGAAATGGGAGAGATAAGCATGTTAACGTTAATGAGTGTTTTagaaaaatgtacatgtttGTACTAATCCTTAAGGCGTTTATCCAGATGTGCAATACGTcacattaattattattggCAAAATGTAGCACACAGTATAGACCAAT is a genomic window containing:
- a CDS encoding variable surface protein Vir12-related (encoded by transcript PVX_078195A), whose protein sequence is MALLPENNWEKHLENLPSYKEYIKLDNEDIKDYSDDFCVKKLESTKEEDIALCNKVSKHLKRLSGLPDNERKHGCYYFQYWLYDQISKKYSADNKINNKQVSDKLFDLVATTILKSPNLEPCRCYESGTPSVWKEEKDLHDYFKNHKDIDCTKSDKPTCEKYERYVTYINKLYEIKEYDCCDDDDLLDPLCEPYINCKSQYRPDDLLTKLKKDLKALEAKEKEVLKAVGGGDAPGAVVVNKAAGRDVPGSGRPGSDGPGSEKNAPGIAGAEEGKDLPAKPVAAKPVAAKPVAAKPAEEEPLAAKPAAAESGGSPPEVAKPPATVSGGTESGVGKPADVKPEGVEQRAVLKPEVGKEETVGPAQQEAPPPQPSPRAPAPTEPKETLDEPQVPEGEVDKEEPEETAAEDGVDEVAEVAEEEEAGPLEGEETVILQDTATVSAPSVQDSGAAVHVAPYYTPELAGNGAPLTNVDAPSAVGTIHEELDSNFFRNVIMAVAVLGTIFFLFYYNRSSQLESSYRKKKKKKGKIFEHNYYEEYEKELEMYGSEETFLDSETDRLYLNYHPDQDSYY